A portion of the uncultured Bacteroides sp. genome contains these proteins:
- a CDS encoding RagB/SusD family nutrient uptake outer membrane protein, giving the protein MKTKYLYVFLLGLLSIVGTTGCEDRLNILKQGNLGAEDGFYKTDEDAEQAVANLYYSLHDMYFNWYFTKNLLADDVWTGGGSRGDNSSMEQLNEYNFGTDHAMVEQLYSSMYAVIYSANLIIDKIEVDTDIKKRAVAEAKLFRAWAHFELVTMFGTAPIVNHLLKTSEYRQSNGNPETTWAFIESDLNAAISSDILPSKVDVNDQETGIRVTKEVAQAYLGKAQLFQGKYAEAAVTFDKVIESGKYDLYKSGFDMLLHTVADNSCESMLEVQMRNDPEKIWNVFTMTHIMQGWRTDKLKYSTDIKTSIASGTYGFVNPRKELYDAFVAMEGKDGYRLNSTIHTYEQMEESGITLQSGAYLYGSEGYFMWKNRPLKEDCVIDLSAFQALQYINLRIMRYAEVLLMAAEAHVQGGGSQTKALKYINEVRTRAHLPLLSIVSLDDIKKEKRLELCLEDVRYQDLLRWGDASTVLSEQGKDVPSFSKTGVEYLNHNTIYGFKNRNKLLPIPTKELLVNTNMHQNEGW; this is encoded by the coding sequence ATGAAAACAAAATATTTATATGTATTTTTACTCGGCTTGTTATCAATTGTAGGTACTACTGGCTGTGAAGATCGTTTGAATATACTTAAACAAGGTAATTTAGGCGCAGAGGATGGTTTCTATAAAACGGATGAGGATGCTGAACAAGCTGTTGCAAACTTGTATTACAGCTTACATGATATGTACTTTAATTGGTACTTTACAAAAAACCTACTTGCTGATGATGTTTGGACCGGAGGAGGATCACGTGGCGATAATTCGTCTATGGAACAGTTAAACGAGTATAATTTTGGAACAGACCATGCTATGGTTGAGCAATTATACTCTAGCATGTACGCTGTAATATATAGTGCAAATCTGATTATTGACAAAATAGAAGTGGATACGGATATTAAAAAGCGCGCTGTTGCTGAGGCTAAACTCTTTCGTGCTTGGGCACATTTTGAATTAGTAACGATGTTTGGTACGGCTCCAATTGTTAATCATTTGCTGAAGACTTCTGAGTATCGCCAAAGCAATGGAAATCCTGAAACAACCTGGGCATTTATTGAAAGTGACTTGAATGCTGCTATTTCTTCTGATATATTGCCTTCTAAGGTTGATGTAAATGATCAAGAGACCGGGATTCGTGTAACCAAAGAGGTTGCGCAAGCTTATCTTGGGAAAGCACAATTGTTTCAAGGTAAATATGCAGAAGCAGCTGTTACTTTTGATAAGGTTATAGAATCGGGCAAATATGATCTTTATAAAAGTGGTTTTGATATGCTACTTCATACGGTGGCAGACAATAGTTGTGAATCTATGTTAGAAGTACAGATGCGAAATGATCCTGAGAAAATCTGGAATGTATTCACTATGACGCACATAATGCAGGGCTGGCGTACTGATAAGTTAAAATATAGTACTGATATTAAAACATCTATTGCAAGCGGTACTTATGGATTTGTTAATCCGAGAAAAGAACTTTATGATGCTTTTGTTGCTATGGAGGGTAAAGATGGGTATCGTCTTAATAGTACAATACACACGTATGAGCAGATGGAAGAATCTGGAATTACATTACAAAGTGGTGCTTATCTCTATGGATCTGAAGGATATTTTATGTGGAAAAACCGCCCTTTAAAAGAAGATTGCGTGATTGATCTTTCTGCTTTTCAGGCTCTTCAATATATTAATTTACGAATAATGCGTTATGCTGAAGTTCTATTGATGGCTGCCGAGGCACATGTTCAGGGTGGTGGTAGTCAAACGAAAGCACTAAAATATATCAATGAAGTTAGAACTCGTGCTCATTTACCGCTCTTGTCGATTGTTTCTCTGGATGATATAAAGAAAGAAAAGCGATTAGAATTGTGTTTGGAGGATGTACGCTATCAGGACTTACTTCGTTGGGGAGATGCTTCAACAGTGTTGTCCGAACAAGGAAAGGATGTGCCTAGCTTCTCTAAAACAGGTGTAGAATATTTGAATCATAATACGATCTATGGGTTTAAAAATAGAAATAAGTTATTACCTATCCCTACAAAAGAGCTACTTGTGAATACTAATATGCATCAGAATGAAGGCTGGTAA
- a CDS encoding alpha/beta hydrolase-fold protein, with protein MKKLSILLVMSLMCGIVFAQQALWGLQLLVSPEIHDNNTVTFRLKAPKAMKVQLTGDFIPTQKMDTPYGKYDAPGAVDLVEGKEGIWEYTTPEPLKPELYSYSFLVDGLKINDPSNVYMIRDVVSVTNVFIIGGGRADLYKVNKVPHGTVSRVWYNAPTLGMERRVTVYTPAGYETSGKRYPVFYLLHGMGGDEEAWIALGRTAQIMDNLIAQGKAKPMIVVMTNGNASQEAAPGESSLGFVSPAMQLPKTMEGSFEMSFSDVVKFADKNYRTIKSKSGRAIAGLSMGGFHSLHVSKLFPDMFDYVGLFSAAIVPNKDVKSPVYEDLDGKLKIQFSKKPALYWIAIGKADFLYKANEDYRKLLDEKGYKYTYYETDEGHIWKNWRIYLSEFTPLLFR; from the coding sequence ATGAAAAAATTATCTATTCTTTTAGTTATGTCGCTTATGTGCGGTATTGTTTTTGCCCAACAGGCTTTATGGGGGCTACAGTTGCTTGTCTCTCCAGAGATTCATGACAATAATACTGTTACTTTCCGTCTTAAAGCTCCTAAGGCCATGAAAGTGCAGTTGACAGGTGATTTCATTCCTACTCAGAAGATGGATACACCTTACGGGAAGTATGATGCTCCCGGAGCAGTCGATTTGGTAGAAGGTAAAGAAGGCATTTGGGAGTATACCACTCCCGAACCACTGAAGCCTGAGCTTTATAGTTATTCATTTCTTGTAGACGGGTTAAAAATTAACGATCCAAGTAATGTTTATATGATTCGTGATGTAGTAAGTGTGACTAATGTATTTATTATTGGCGGTGGTCGTGCAGACTTATACAAAGTAAATAAAGTCCCTCATGGTACAGTCTCACGTGTTTGGTATAATGCTCCGACGTTGGGTATGGAACGTCGTGTGACCGTTTATACTCCTGCCGGTTATGAAACTAGTGGGAAACGTTATCCTGTATTCTACCTGCTTCACGGCATGGGAGGTGATGAAGAGGCTTGGATTGCCCTTGGGCGTACTGCACAAATCATGGATAATTTGATTGCACAAGGGAAAGCGAAACCGATGATTGTAGTGATGACTAATGGAAATGCTTCGCAGGAAGCAGCTCCGGGTGAATCTTCATTAGGCTTTGTTTCTCCTGCTATGCAGTTGCCTAAGACTATGGAAGGCTCTTTTGAAATGTCATTCTCTGATGTTGTGAAATTTGCAGATAAAAATTATCGTACTATTAAAAGTAAATCAGGACGTGCTATCGCAGGACTCTCTATGGGAGGCTTTCATTCTTTGCATGTTTCAAAGCTATTTCCCGATATGTTTGATTATGTCGGTTTATTTTCTGCTGCAATTGTACCGAATAAGGATGTAAAATCTCCTGTGTATGAAGATTTGGACGGCAAATTGAAAATTCAGTTTTCTAAGAAACCTGCTCTTTATTGGATTGCTATTGGTAAGGCTGATTTCCTTTATAAAGCGAATGAAGATTATCGTAAACTCTTGGACGAAAAAGGATATAAATATACTTATTATGAAACAGATGAAGGCCATATCTGGAAAAATTGGCGTATTTATTTATCCGAGTTTACGCCCTTATTGTTTCGCTAA
- a CDS encoding glycoside hydrolase family 3 C-terminal domain-containing protein: MKKYAIITLVSLLFIACGPSLPRLGKSSIDEVVAAMTMEEKAHFVVGTGMAGFSGDSAVVGETKKMVPGAAGTTYPIPRLGIPAVVLADGPAGLRINPIREGDTARYYCTHFPIGTLLASTWNQELVQEVGSAIGNEVLEYGVDILLAPALNIHRNPLCGRNFEYYSEDPIVAGKIAAAYVKGVQSNGVGTSIKHFAVNNQESNRMANDAHVSPRALREIYLKGFEIAVEESKPWTVMSSYNYLNGVYTSENSELLTTLLRDEWGFKGMVMTDWFGGKDPVKQMIAGNDLLEPGTPKQIEAIIKGVKEGTLNEAVLNRNVRRVLEMVLQSPRFSGYKYSNKPDLKAHAEIARQSATEGMVLLKNANHTLPFSTDVKKVALFGCTSYDFIAGGTGSGNVNRAYTVSLLDGLINAGYVIDNDLKTAYHKHIAVENERNVPDKSNKFAAFMPLPRPTEIIPSSELLKQQVLKADVALVTLGRTSGEFLDRKLNDFNLNDAELRMLQTVCDAFHAAGKKVVVVLNIGGVIETASWKEKPDAILLAWQAGQEGGNSVVDVLSGKASPSGKLPMTFPVKFEDAASSANFPTEGNESSMNFTDHGGKKTNIRLWDYTDYEEDIYVGYRYFDSFGRQVSYPFGFGLSYTTFEYLNPVIKQEKGTYIVNIGIKNTGKVAGKEIAQLYVSAPVNANLPKPEKELKAFVKTKEIKPGETVHVNLKVNVEDLASYDEKTSTWMVDSGIYKFLIGASSRDIKSVLNANITGSSRKVNDVLKLQEPIKILRK, encoded by the coding sequence ATGAAGAAATATGCTATTATAACATTGGTGAGCCTTTTGTTTATTGCCTGCGGCCCAAGTTTGCCACGGTTGGGTAAATCCTCAATTGACGAGGTAGTTGCTGCTATGACTATGGAAGAAAAGGCTCATTTCGTGGTTGGCACAGGTATGGCCGGATTCTCGGGTGATAGTGCTGTTGTCGGGGAGACTAAAAAGATGGTGCCGGGAGCAGCAGGAACGACTTATCCTATTCCTCGTTTGGGCATTCCGGCTGTCGTTTTAGCTGATGGACCCGCAGGACTTCGTATCAACCCTATACGGGAAGGAGATACTGCACGCTATTATTGTACACATTTTCCTATTGGTACTCTTCTGGCTTCTACATGGAACCAAGAATTGGTACAGGAAGTTGGTTCTGCTATTGGTAATGAGGTTTTGGAGTACGGGGTAGATATTCTTTTGGCGCCTGCATTGAACATTCATCGTAATCCGCTTTGCGGACGTAATTTTGAGTATTATTCTGAAGATCCGATTGTGGCAGGAAAAATTGCAGCTGCATACGTGAAAGGTGTTCAGAGCAATGGTGTCGGGACATCAATTAAACACTTTGCTGTTAACAATCAGGAAAGTAATCGTATGGCTAATGACGCACATGTATCTCCCCGCGCTTTGCGTGAAATTTATTTGAAGGGTTTTGAAATTGCAGTAGAAGAATCGAAACCATGGACGGTAATGTCTTCTTATAACTATCTGAATGGGGTTTACACGTCAGAAAATTCGGAACTACTTACTACGCTTCTTCGTGATGAATGGGGATTTAAGGGTATGGTAATGACAGATTGGTTTGGAGGAAAGGACCCGGTAAAACAAATGATTGCCGGTAATGATTTGTTGGAACCTGGTACCCCTAAGCAAATTGAAGCAATAATAAAGGGCGTGAAAGAAGGAACGTTGAACGAGGCTGTGCTGAATCGTAATGTTAGGCGTGTTTTAGAAATGGTTCTGCAATCTCCTCGTTTTAGCGGCTATAAATATTCCAATAAACCTGATTTAAAAGCACATGCAGAGATTGCACGCCAGTCTGCTACAGAAGGTATGGTGTTGCTGAAAAACGCTAATCATACATTGCCTTTCTCGACTGATGTGAAAAAGGTGGCTTTGTTTGGCTGTACTTCTTATGATTTTATTGCCGGCGGAACAGGATCTGGTAATGTGAATCGTGCTTATACTGTCTCTTTGCTTGATGGTTTGATCAATGCAGGATATGTAATTGACAATGATTTGAAAACTGCATATCATAAGCATATAGCTGTAGAAAATGAACGCAATGTTCCTGATAAATCTAATAAGTTTGCTGCTTTTATGCCATTGCCACGTCCTACGGAGATAATACCCTCTTCGGAGTTATTGAAACAACAAGTACTTAAGGCTGATGTTGCTCTTGTAACATTGGGACGTACTTCCGGTGAGTTTCTCGATCGTAAATTGAACGATTTTAATTTGAATGATGCAGAACTGCGGATGTTACAAACTGTGTGTGACGCTTTTCATGCTGCAGGCAAAAAGGTGGTGGTGGTATTGAATATTGGTGGCGTTATTGAAACGGCCTCTTGGAAAGAAAAACCGGATGCTATCCTGCTGGCATGGCAAGCCGGACAAGAGGGCGGGAATAGCGTCGTTGATGTTTTAAGCGGGAAAGCATCTCCATCGGGCAAACTTCCCATGACTTTTCCAGTCAAGTTTGAAGATGCAGCCTCTTCTGCGAACTTTCCTACGGAAGGTAATGAAAGTAGTATGAACTTTACTGATCATGGAGGTAAAAAAACAAATATCCGATTATGGGATTATACTGACTATGAGGAAGATATATATGTCGGATATCGATATTTTGATAGTTTTGGCAGACAAGTTTCTTATCCTTTTGGTTTTGGGTTATCTTATACGACATTTGAATACCTCAATCCGGTTATTAAACAAGAAAAAGGAACTTACATTGTGAATATTGGTATAAAGAATACTGGGAAGGTTGCCGGTAAGGAGATCGCTCAACTATATGTTTCTGCTCCTGTTAATGCCAATTTGCCCAAACCAGAAAAAGAACTTAAGGCTTTTGTGAAAACAAAAGAGATAAAACCGGGGGAAACTGTTCATGTTAACTTAAAAGTCAATGTTGAAGATCTAGCATCTTATGATGAAAAAACCAGCACATGGATGGTAGATTCCGGGATATATAAGTTCTTAATCGGTGCTTCCTCGAGAGACATTAAATCGGTATTGAATGCTAACATTACTGGCAGTTCTCGAAAGGTAAATGATGTGCTGAAATTGCAAGAGCCAATAAAGATTCTTAGAAAATGA
- a CDS encoding glycoside hydrolase family 3 N-terminal domain-containing protein, which produces MKRTLFLCLMISAFWAMHAQNAPKPAIPKDDKIEEQVEYLLKKMTLEEKIGQMTQLAIDVLAKNNNPLANMNPNSFKLEDLKDLLRKYKLEKEFVLSKSMPEKDVMMQIYMKIQNIESKKGFELDEALLDTVIGKYKVGSILNVPGGIAQTKETWERIIRKIQDKSIKEIGIPCIYGVDQIHGTTYTLDGTFFPQGINMAATFNRTLVREASRISAYETKAGSIPWTFAPVIDLGRDARWPRMWENYGEDCYVNAEMGRESVLGFQGASPNHIGANNVAACLKHYMGYGVPVSGKDRTPSSITVQDMREKHFAPFLEAIRAGALSVMVNSAINNGLPFHANSELLTQWLKKDLNWDGLIVTDWADINNLYVRDKIAVSKKEAIKLAINAGIDMSMVPYECSFCIYLKELVEEGEVPISRIDDAVRRVLRLKYRLGLFETPVYKAEDFPLFGSKEHAAVALQAAEESLVLLKNKDNILPLAKGKKILVTGPNANSMRTLNGGWSYSWQGDKADLCAAGYNTILEALNKEFGTENIVYEPGVTYKQGGTYWEENIPEIDKAVSFANKVDYVIVCIGENSYCETPGNLTDLRLSFNQLNLVKALAHTGKPIILILNEGRPRIINEIEPLADAIINVMLPGNYGGDALSKLLTGKTNFSGKMPYTYSKEINSLFTYDYKPCENQDKMQGTYDYNAIVSVQWGFGYGLSYTTYEYGNFKVDKSSFTADDMLTFTVDVRNTGTRTGKEAVLLFTSDVIASLTPDNRRLRTFEKVELQPGETKTVTLKVKASDLAFVGYNGEWRLEKGDFRIQAGNQTLMVTCSNTKIWDTPNK; this is translated from the coding sequence ATGAAAAGGACACTCTTTCTATGCCTAATGATAAGCGCTTTTTGGGCTATGCATGCTCAAAATGCGCCTAAGCCTGCTATTCCTAAAGATGATAAGATAGAGGAACAAGTGGAATACCTATTGAAAAAGATGACACTTGAAGAGAAAATAGGTCAGATGACACAACTTGCCATTGATGTGTTGGCTAAGAATAACAATCCTTTGGCTAATATGAATCCGAATAGTTTCAAACTAGAGGATCTGAAAGATCTCTTACGGAAGTATAAGTTGGAGAAAGAGTTTGTTCTTTCAAAGAGCATGCCCGAAAAGGACGTGATGATGCAGATTTATATGAAGATACAAAATATCGAAAGCAAGAAAGGTTTTGAATTAGATGAAGCACTGCTCGATACGGTTATCGGAAAATATAAAGTTGGTTCTATTTTAAATGTACCGGGAGGTATTGCTCAGACAAAGGAGACTTGGGAGAGGATCATTCGCAAAATACAAGATAAATCTATAAAAGAAATAGGTATTCCGTGTATTTATGGGGTAGACCAGATTCATGGAACTACCTATACTTTGGATGGGACTTTTTTCCCACAGGGAATTAATATGGCGGCTACTTTCAATCGTACTTTGGTTCGTGAAGCATCTCGTATTTCTGCATACGAAACAAAAGCGGGTAGCATTCCCTGGACTTTTGCTCCGGTGATCGATTTGGGACGCGATGCACGTTGGCCTCGTATGTGGGAAAACTATGGAGAAGATTGTTACGTGAATGCTGAGATGGGTAGAGAGTCCGTTTTAGGTTTTCAAGGAGCTTCTCCTAACCATATAGGAGCGAACAATGTAGCAGCTTGTCTAAAACATTATATGGGTTATGGAGTACCTGTTTCCGGAAAAGACCGTACTCCGTCATCTATTACTGTACAAGATATGCGTGAGAAACATTTTGCTCCTTTTCTGGAAGCGATAAGAGCCGGCGCCTTGTCTGTAATGGTGAACTCAGCGATTAATAATGGGCTACCCTTTCATGCTAATTCGGAATTGTTAACTCAGTGGCTTAAGAAAGACCTAAACTGGGATGGATTGATTGTGACAGACTGGGCGGATATTAATAACCTGTATGTCCGTGATAAAATTGCCGTTAGTAAGAAGGAAGCTATTAAACTGGCAATTAATGCGGGTATCGATATGTCAATGGTTCCGTATGAATGTAGTTTCTGTATCTATCTAAAGGAATTGGTTGAGGAAGGTGAAGTCCCTATTAGTCGTATAGATGACGCTGTGCGCCGCGTCTTACGTTTGAAATATCGTTTGGGATTATTTGAAACGCCGGTTTATAAAGCGGAGGACTTTCCTTTATTTGGCAGTAAAGAACATGCTGCCGTGGCCTTGCAGGCAGCTGAGGAATCATTAGTTTTATTAAAGAATAAAGATAATATACTTCCTCTTGCTAAGGGCAAAAAAATACTTGTTACAGGGCCGAATGCTAATTCTATGCGTACCTTAAATGGAGGATGGTCTTATTCCTGGCAAGGTGATAAGGCCGATTTGTGCGCTGCCGGATATAATACTATTCTGGAAGCTCTTAATAAGGAGTTTGGCACGGAGAATATTGTTTATGAACCGGGAGTTACTTATAAACAGGGAGGAACTTACTGGGAAGAGAATATCCCTGAAATAGATAAAGCAGTATCTTTTGCTAATAAAGTTGATTATGTTATTGTTTGCATCGGCGAAAACTCATACTGTGAGACACCGGGAAACTTGACAGATCTTCGTCTCTCTTTCAACCAGCTTAATCTGGTAAAGGCTCTTGCACATACAGGTAAACCTATTATTTTGATTTTGAATGAAGGACGTCCACGTATCATTAATGAAATTGAGCCATTAGCCGATGCTATCATTAATGTCATGTTACCGGGTAATTATGGTGGTGATGCTTTGAGTAAGCTTTTGACTGGTAAAACTAATTTTAGTGGAAAAATGCCTTATACATATTCCAAAGAGATTAATTCATTATTTACTTATGATTATAAGCCTTGTGAAAATCAGGATAAGATGCAAGGAACTTATGATTATAATGCGATAGTATCGGTACAATGGGGTTTCGGGTATGGCCTGAGTTATACAACGTATGAATATGGTAATTTTAAGGTTGATAAATCTTCTTTCACAGCGGATGACATGCTTACTTTTACGGTAGATGTGAGAAATACAGGAACTCGTACAGGAAAAGAAGCGGTATTATTATTTACTAGCGATGTGATCGCTTCGTTGACACCTGATAACCGTCGCTTACGCACTTTTGAAAAAGTGGAACTCCAGCCGGGAGAAACTAAGACTGTGACATTGAAAGTGAAGGCCTCTGATTTGGCTTTTGTTGGATATAATGGTGAGTGGAGATTGGAAAAAGGTGATTTTCGTATTCAGGCAGGTAATCAGACTTTGATGGTGACCTGTTCAAATACAAAGATATGGGACACGCCCAATAAGTAG
- a CDS encoding S41 family peptidase, with translation MNKIKDRLPILLLLTVLLIGNASCKDDDNDDSPEVIIDPTEEGGVSAWIESTMREHYLWYADMPAQSKLNFKATPEAFFSSLLSTNDGDEDSNGKHYYYSYIESTAPITKAISNLEQSYGFEFNLYPIGDSHYAAHLLYVAPNTPADEAKLKRGDWIVKMNTDFITISNYKKLYGSNAMELTTAKYINGGLVTQAGKTQLGAARKIEDDPVHYHDIIPWNGKKVGYLVYNHFTAGQTDKDTKYDKELLTLSNTFRGVDEFVLDLRYNNGGLLTCAQLLSTILAPADALGKIFCTLQYNDKQRRKSDAFTFDPSILNGGINLNLKRIFILVTAESASASELVINCLKPYMEVVVIGETTEGKNVGSVSYTDDKYPWHLQPIVCKLYNASGKSEYGKVGFIPDYKRDEAETLDKFLPFGDTNELLLSTALGLIGGTPTVTATKSVTRSSMNLKKIASSLDRKTSNGVIIR, from the coding sequence ATGAATAAAATAAAAGATAGATTACCCATACTTCTCCTCTTAACTGTCCTACTAATCGGAAACGCATCTTGTAAAGATGATGATAATGACGATAGTCCAGAAGTTATTATAGATCCAACAGAAGAAGGTGGTGTGAGCGCATGGATTGAAAGTACGATGCGTGAACATTACCTCTGGTATGCAGATATGCCCGCTCAAAGTAAACTTAATTTTAAGGCTACTCCGGAAGCATTCTTCTCATCGCTTCTATCTACTAATGATGGGGATGAAGATTCAAACGGAAAACATTATTATTACTCATACATAGAGAGCACTGCTCCGATCACAAAAGCTATCAGTAACTTAGAGCAGAGCTATGGATTTGAGTTTAACCTTTATCCCATTGGTGATTCCCATTATGCTGCACATTTGCTTTATGTAGCCCCCAATACTCCTGCTGATGAAGCCAAATTAAAACGTGGCGATTGGATTGTCAAAATGAATACAGATTTCATCACAATAAGTAATTACAAGAAATTATATGGTTCAAATGCCATGGAGTTGACCACTGCAAAATATATAAATGGAGGCTTAGTCACGCAGGCCGGAAAGACTCAGTTGGGCGCTGCACGTAAAATAGAAGATGATCCTGTGCATTATCACGACATTATCCCTTGGAATGGAAAGAAAGTCGGCTATCTGGTTTATAATCACTTCACAGCAGGGCAGACTGATAAAGACACGAAATATGACAAAGAGTTACTGACTTTATCAAATACATTTAGAGGTGTGGACGAGTTTGTTCTTGACCTACGTTACAACAATGGCGGCTTGCTAACCTGCGCACAGTTACTTTCAACCATATTGGCCCCTGCGGACGCATTGGGAAAGATTTTCTGCACACTGCAGTACAATGATAAACAACGCCGTAAAAGTGATGCATTTACATTCGACCCAAGTATATTGAACGGTGGAATAAACCTTAACTTAAAAAGAATTTTTATCTTGGTGACTGCTGAATCAGCTTCCGCTTCCGAACTGGTTATCAATTGCTTAAAGCCATATATGGAGGTGGTTGTGATAGGTGAAACGACAGAAGGAAAGAATGTAGGTTCGGTGAGTTATACTGACGATAAGTATCCTTGGCATCTCCAACCCATTGTGTGCAAACTATACAATGCAAGTGGTAAATCAGAATATGGTAAAGTAGGCTTTATTCCTGATTATAAACGTGACGAAGCTGAAACGCTGGATAAATTTCTCCCATTTGGTGACACGAATGAATTGCTCTTAAGTACTGCTCTTGGCTTAATAGGCGGGACTCCTACGGTAACTGCTACAAAATCCGTCACACGTAGTTCGATGAATTTAAAGAAGATCGCCTCTTCATTGGATAGAAAGACCAGCAACGGAGTGATCATTCGATAA
- a CDS encoding S41 family peptidase yields the protein MNSKNSIYSILLILTVCTSFASCSGEDRRKEYVEQTELDHWIDSVMRQEYYSYESMPSESKLNYFSAPDVFLKSILSSKDSYSFVEDLTATNDNYGLKYKLYELTKKAYVAQVLYVVSGSPAADAGISRGDYITKINGDSITTTTSTALDKGNALNVSVAKYANGKLETSEIKQLSAARATKDNPVHYHNVFTWDGKTVGYLVYNHFTAGTGDSDETYNKELLSLSKEFSGVSNFILDLRYNNSGTQSPARLLGTILAPASAFGQTFCTMNYNNKQSPQTVSNTFDASLISTGTNLNLQTIYVLVSSTTSGNAELLINALKAYMNVVVIGAATKGNNIGLDTYTNSKYMWAIHIAVCKLSNAKGDTYESGFIPNYVVIESRETFKSFLPFGNTKELLLGTALSIIDGSYTPPKKTASN from the coding sequence ATGAACTCTAAAAATAGCATCTATTCTATCTTACTTATCCTAACGGTTTGTACCTCTTTCGCATCATGTAGCGGTGAAGACAGGAGAAAAGAATATGTAGAACAAACGGAACTAGACCACTGGATTGACAGCGTCATGCGTCAAGAGTATTACAGCTATGAAAGCATGCCATCCGAATCTAAATTAAACTACTTCAGCGCTCCGGATGTCTTTCTCAAATCAATATTATCGAGTAAAGACAGTTACTCCTTTGTGGAAGACCTTACTGCAACCAATGATAATTACGGGTTAAAATATAAACTATACGAACTCACCAAAAAGGCTTATGTAGCGCAAGTGCTCTATGTAGTATCCGGATCTCCGGCTGCTGATGCCGGAATAAGTAGAGGCGACTATATAACAAAGATAAATGGAGACTCCATTACAACAACGACTTCAACAGCTCTTGACAAAGGAAATGCGTTAAACGTCAGCGTTGCCAAGTATGCCAACGGCAAGTTGGAAACATCAGAAATTAAGCAACTCAGTGCAGCTCGTGCCACAAAGGATAATCCTGTTCATTACCACAACGTGTTTACATGGGATGGAAAAACGGTTGGTTATCTGGTTTATAATCATTTTACAGCAGGAACCGGCGATTCCGATGAGACATATAATAAGGAGTTGCTTAGTCTATCCAAAGAATTTTCAGGAGTGAGTAACTTTATACTCGACCTTCGTTATAATAACAGCGGAACGCAATCTCCTGCCCGACTGTTGGGCACGATACTTGCACCGGCAAGTGCATTCGGGCAGACTTTCTGTACAATGAACTATAACAATAAGCAAAGCCCTCAGACAGTAAGTAACACCTTTGATGCCTCCTTGATAAGTACCGGAACCAATTTGAATCTGCAAACAATATACGTGCTAGTAAGCTCAACGACTTCCGGGAATGCGGAGTTACTCATCAACGCTCTCAAAGCGTATATGAATGTAGTCGTCATCGGGGCAGCAACCAAAGGAAATAATATTGGCTTAGACACTTATACAAACAGTAAATATATGTGGGCTATTCATATTGCCGTATGCAAATTATCCAATGCAAAAGGTGACACTTACGAAAGCGGGTTCATTCCCAACTATGTGGTTATAGAAAGTAGAGAGACATTCAAGAGTTTCTTGCCCTTTGGCAACACAAAAGAATTACTTCTTGGCACGGCACTAAGCATTATCGATGGTAGTTACACTCCCCCAAAAAAAACAGCCTCTAATTAA